The following are encoded in a window of bacterium genomic DNA:
- a CDS encoding AAA family ATPase — MDHIQIQQEKAQNLWTSATRKIPALAKASEVFGAPGVHGDSIGGLAEAQEEVLTYACAMTNPEVYENWGTFPPSGLLLIGQPGSGKTLLAKALATRANTAFVHLAVPRLALEIVHQGGKVGDLLEAWSQVLSEMPPTTVYFHELEFFQAEEIGGRRNDLPIGPIMDFLGELTDRAVVPEHILLVGSTSHPDTLRPAFVQPSRFERVVEVTPTYPDDIIAALQIHAAAAEKRAGKSLFGEIDWSDVVGRFREPSTGDWIHLMHSVLRRKARCEAAAEEVVAVDTEDLVREVDLYRRTRKRLPQRSPAGTYL, encoded by the coding sequence ATGGACCACATCCAGATTCAGCAAGAGAAGGCCCAGAACCTCTGGACGAGCGCGACCCGGAAGATTCCGGCGCTGGCCAAGGCATCGGAGGTCTTCGGTGCACCCGGCGTCCATGGCGACTCGATCGGCGGCCTCGCCGAGGCCCAGGAGGAGGTGCTCACCTACGCCTGCGCGATGACGAATCCGGAAGTCTACGAGAACTGGGGCACCTTCCCGCCGTCCGGGCTGTTGTTGATCGGCCAGCCGGGGTCGGGGAAGACGCTGCTCGCCAAGGCTCTGGCCACCCGCGCGAATACGGCCTTCGTCCACCTGGCGGTGCCGCGGCTTGCCCTCGAGATCGTCCACCAGGGTGGAAAGGTGGGGGATCTCCTCGAAGCCTGGAGCCAGGTCCTCTCCGAGATGCCGCCGACGACGGTCTACTTCCACGAGCTCGAGTTCTTCCAGGCCGAGGAAATTGGCGGCCGCCGGAACGATCTGCCGATCGGGCCGATCATGGACTTCCTTGGCGAGCTGACCGATCGTGCCGTGGTTCCGGAGCATATTCTGCTCGTCGGTTCGACGAGCCACCCGGATACGCTCCGGCCGGCGTTCGTCCAGCCGAGCCGCTTCGAGCGCGTGGTCGAGGTCACACCCACCTATCCGGACGACATCATCGCGGCGCTCCAAATCCACGCAGCGGCGGCCGAGAAGCGGGCCGGCAAGAGCTTGTTCGGCGAGATCGATTGGAGCGACGTCGTAGGTCGTTTTCGTGAGCCCTCCACCGGGGATTGGATCCACCTCATGCATAGCGTCCTGCGCCGCAAGGCCCGCTGCGAGGCGGCCGCGGAAGAGGTGGTTGCGGTGGATACCGAAGATCTCGTGCGCGAGGTCGATCTCTATCGGCGCACACGCAAGCGCCTGCCCCAGCGATCACCCGCTGGCACGTACCTGTAG
- the rfbB gene encoding dTDP-glucose 4,6-dehydratase, whose amino-acid sequence MSTWIVTGGAGFIGSNFARRALTKTDARIVVVDKLTYAGNLQSLEDLADDPRFAFVHADITDHDAMDQLFAKERPQVVVNFAAESHVDRSIEGPVEFVHTNVLGTLQLLEAARAHTAGLSASDLGTFRFLQISTDEVYGSLGPEGLFREDTPFAPNSPYSASKAGADHLVRAYHETYGLPTLLTHCSNNYGPYQFPEKLIPLMILNALEGKPLPIYGDGLQVRDWLYVEDHCSALMRVLEAAAPGSHYNIGGRAEHTNLEIVDRLCAALESAHPASENPALKSKDIDRYDALKTFVTDRPGHDRRYAIDDRRLREELNWSPSLDLETGMARTVAWFLEHREWCEAVQTGSYRRDRLGLLES is encoded by the coding sequence ATGAGCACGTGGATCGTCACCGGCGGCGCCGGCTTCATCGGTTCGAACTTCGCCCGCCGGGCCCTCACCAAGACGGATGCGCGCATCGTCGTCGTCGACAAGCTCACCTACGCAGGCAACCTGCAGAGCCTGGAAGATCTGGCGGACGATCCGCGTTTCGCCTTCGTGCACGCGGACATCACCGACCACGATGCCATGGATCAGCTCTTCGCCAAGGAGCGGCCCCAGGTCGTGGTGAACTTCGCAGCAGAAAGCCACGTCGATCGCTCGATCGAAGGCCCGGTGGAATTCGTGCACACGAACGTGCTTGGCACGCTCCAGCTTCTCGAAGCCGCCCGGGCCCACACGGCCGGGCTGTCGGCCTCGGATCTCGGCACCTTCCGCTTCCTGCAGATTTCCACCGACGAGGTGTACGGCTCCCTCGGCCCCGAAGGCCTGTTCCGCGAAGACACGCCCTTCGCACCGAACTCGCCCTACTCGGCCTCCAAGGCCGGCGCCGACCATCTGGTGCGCGCCTACCACGAGACGTATGGCCTGCCGACGCTGCTGACCCATTGCTCCAACAACTACGGGCCTTATCAGTTCCCCGAAAAGCTGATCCCGCTGATGATCCTGAATGCCTTGGAAGGCAAGCCGCTGCCGATCTACGGCGACGGCCTCCAGGTCCGGGATTGGCTCTACGTCGAAGACCATTGCAGCGCCCTGATGCGCGTGCTCGAAGCCGCCGCTCCGGGCTCGCACTACAACATCGGCGGCCGCGCGGAACACACGAACCTGGAGATCGTCGATCGCCTCTGCGCCGCCCTCGAGTCCGCCCACCCTGCTTCCGAGAACCCTGCCCTGAAGAGCAAGGACATCGACCGCTACGACGCGCTCAAGACCTTCGTCACGGATCGCCCCGGCCACGATCGTCGTTATGCCATCGATGACCGTCGGCTCCGCGAGGAGCTGAACTGGTCCCCCAGCCTCGATCTCGAAACCGGCATGGCCAGGACTGTCGCCTGGTTCCTCGAGCACCGGGAATGGTGCGAGGCCGTCCAGACCGGAAGCTACCGTCGAGACCGGCTCGGACTACTCGAGAGCTAG